A genomic segment from Halorubrum depositum encodes:
- a CDS encoding DUF7563 family protein, which produces MPTCQNCGSFVTTDYVRVFTPNEVDRPRVCPACEDLVRDGADVREARATRSN; this is translated from the coding sequence ATGCCGACCTGCCAGAACTGCGGTTCGTTCGTCACGACCGATTACGTTCGGGTGTTCACCCCGAACGAGGTCGATCGCCCCCGCGTCTGCCCCGCCTGCGAGGACCTCGTCCGCGACGGCGCCGACGTTCGGGAGGCGCGCGCGACGCGAAGCAACTGA
- a CDS encoding HVO_0416 family zinc finger protein, translated as MSSSAPSSDDDVLDEFLSDRGHETEIVRWERSYNKLQCPECGALHPEGTARCEVCDWRPT; from the coding sequence ATGTCTAGTAGTGCACCCAGTTCGGACGACGACGTGCTCGACGAGTTCCTGTCCGATCGCGGCCACGAGACCGAGATCGTACGCTGGGAGCGGTCCTATAACAAACTCCAGTGTCCGGAGTGCGGTGCACTCCACCCCGAGGGAACGGCGCGGTGTGAGGTCTGCGACTGGCGCCCGACCTGA
- a CDS encoding UvrD-helicase domain-containing protein has protein sequence MTEPTVTRLFGGPGSGKTTALLDRVEGILEDDEADVRDVLVVSYTRAAAAEIRERLAERLDVSPRSLQGNVSTMHAKAYELLDLSRGDVVGEDDKEAFCEEYGIEFEDQHGGAGRRTARSTTIGNKIIATSQWLQRTERDVADWYDVPFQWNVEEVRLPPEEDPNAQEGNKYTPTWPSDDERIDIPETIRAWRAYKGDNDLVGFADMLERVAQRSLVPSVDYLIIDEFQDITTLQYNVFQEWRPHMEKVLIAGDDDQVVYAWQGADPDLLLDTDVDEDVVLPNSYRLPSEILNVVNAEIRHIDKRQEKDLHPRKEGGTVEAIQSPSMIELVRNVRYTVEDDEGDVMCLFRARYQMFDFIDEFIDHGIPFTMLTDGRMWTDRVQDYVSAIEKTETGDPVNGLEARRLADMLQDSAFGTHDRDEFYDFLDDREEAADADDVSLIEVTPEELDDHIPFMPDAASADDMVRKVTSFQRKSMGAYFGGDYEGMDPTRVRVGTIHSAKGREADHVFVATDLTEKVVEQMAASIDDPTDVDGVEEFTKATSPVPVLTDNERRVFYVGMSRARERLVIMESLIGGAPTLPISVLLFNELRDETPEELVEEVQAELAVPEPEP, from the coding sequence ATGACCGAGCCCACGGTGACGCGACTGTTCGGCGGTCCGGGCAGCGGGAAGACCACGGCGCTGCTCGACCGCGTCGAGGGGATCCTCGAAGACGACGAGGCCGACGTCCGCGACGTGCTCGTCGTCTCGTACACGCGCGCGGCCGCCGCCGAGATCCGCGAGCGCCTCGCGGAGCGGCTCGACGTCTCCCCCCGCAGCCTCCAGGGGAACGTCAGCACCATGCACGCGAAGGCGTACGAGCTGTTGGACCTCTCCCGGGGCGACGTCGTGGGCGAGGACGACAAGGAGGCGTTCTGCGAGGAGTACGGCATCGAGTTCGAGGACCAGCACGGCGGCGCCGGCCGCCGGACCGCCCGGTCGACGACGATCGGGAACAAGATCATCGCCACCTCCCAGTGGCTCCAGCGCACCGAGCGCGACGTCGCCGACTGGTACGACGTCCCCTTCCAGTGGAACGTCGAGGAGGTCCGGCTGCCGCCAGAGGAGGACCCCAACGCCCAAGAGGGGAACAAGTACACCCCGACGTGGCCCTCGGACGACGAGCGGATCGACATCCCCGAGACGATCCGCGCGTGGCGGGCGTACAAGGGCGACAACGACCTCGTCGGCTTCGCGGACATGCTCGAACGGGTCGCGCAGCGCTCGCTCGTCCCCAGCGTCGACTACCTGATCATCGACGAGTTCCAGGACATCACGACGCTGCAGTACAACGTCTTCCAGGAATGGCGGCCGCACATGGAGAAGGTGCTCATCGCCGGCGACGACGACCAGGTCGTCTACGCGTGGCAGGGCGCCGACCCCGACCTCCTGCTGGACACCGACGTCGACGAGGACGTCGTGCTCCCGAACTCCTACCGGCTCCCCTCCGAGATCCTCAACGTCGTCAACGCGGAGATCCGCCACATCGACAAGCGCCAGGAGAAGGACCTCCACCCGCGCAAGGAGGGCGGCACCGTCGAGGCGATCCAGTCGCCGTCGATGATCGAGCTCGTCCGGAACGTCCGGTACACGGTCGAGGACGACGAGGGCGACGTGATGTGCCTGTTCCGCGCCCGCTACCAGATGTTCGACTTCATCGACGAGTTCATCGACCACGGGATCCCGTTCACGATGCTCACGGACGGGCGGATGTGGACCGACCGCGTGCAGGACTACGTCAGCGCGATCGAGAAGACCGAGACGGGCGACCCCGTGAACGGCTTGGAGGCCCGCCGGCTCGCCGACATGCTCCAGGACTCGGCGTTCGGGACCCACGACCGCGACGAGTTCTACGACTTCCTCGACGACCGCGAGGAGGCCGCCGACGCCGACGACGTCTCGCTGATCGAGGTGACGCCCGAGGAGCTCGACGACCACATCCCGTTCATGCCGGACGCCGCGAGCGCCGACGACATGGTCCGGAAGGTGACGAGCTTCCAGCGGAAGTCGATGGGCGCGTACTTCGGCGGCGACTACGAGGGGATGGACCCGACCCGCGTCCGCGTCGGCACAATCCACTCCGCGAAGGGCCGCGAGGCCGACCACGTGTTCGTCGCGACCGACCTCACGGAGAAGGTCGTCGAGCAGATGGCGGCCTCCATCGACGACCCGACCGACGTCGACGGCGTCGAGGAGTTCACGAAGGCGACGAGCCCCGTCCCCGTCCTCACCGACAACGAGCGCCGGGTGTTCTACGTCGGGATGTCCCGCGCCCGCGAGCGGCTCGTGATCATGGAGAGCCTCATCGGCGGGGCGCCGACGCTCCCGATCAGCGTCCTGCTGTTCAACGAGCTCCGCGACGAGACCCCCGAGGAGCTCGTCGAGGAGGTCCAGGCCGAGCTGGCGGTCCCCGAACCGGAGCCGTGA
- a CDS encoding proline dehydrogenase family protein — MIPPIARRFVAGESVPEALDHVRACNEDGIAVVVNLLGEHYDSPADARADVDAYLSLLDDIADSGLDACVSVKPSQIGLDVSSDLFEEHYREIVARAHERDAFVWCDMEGADTTDATLDAFESIAADYPWSVGQCVQSNLRRTREDLERLVDVPGAIRLVKGAYDEPASIAYEERSRVDEAYREDLRFLFERRDRGVAVGSHDPAMISLADRLAREHGTDYEVQMLMGVREDAQRDLAAQGVDVVQYAPYGDRWLSYFYRRVRERRENLTFALRAVAGR; from the coding sequence ATGATCCCTCCGATCGCGCGGCGGTTCGTCGCCGGCGAGAGCGTCCCGGAAGCCCTCGACCACGTCCGGGCCTGCAACGAGGACGGTATCGCCGTCGTCGTCAACCTGCTCGGCGAGCACTACGACAGTCCCGCCGACGCGCGCGCCGACGTCGACGCGTACCTCTCGCTGTTGGACGACATCGCCGACAGCGGCCTCGATGCCTGCGTCTCGGTGAAACCCTCACAGATCGGGCTCGACGTCTCGAGCGACCTGTTCGAGGAACACTATCGCGAGATCGTCGCCCGTGCCCACGAGCGCGACGCCTTCGTCTGGTGTGACATGGAGGGCGCCGACACCACCGACGCCACGCTCGACGCCTTCGAGTCGATCGCCGCCGACTACCCGTGGAGCGTCGGGCAGTGCGTGCAGTCCAACCTCAGGCGCACCCGCGAGGACCTCGAGCGCCTCGTCGACGTCCCGGGAGCGATCCGGCTCGTGAAGGGGGCGTACGACGAGCCGGCGTCGATCGCGTACGAAGAGCGGTCGCGCGTCGACGAGGCGTACCGCGAGGACCTCCGCTTCCTCTTCGAGCGCCGGGACCGGGGCGTCGCCGTCGGCAGCCACGATCCCGCGATGATCTCGCTGGCCGACCGCCTCGCGCGCGAGCACGGCACCGACTACGAGGTCCAGATGCTGATGGGCGTCCGCGAGGACGCCCAGCGCGACCTCGCCGCGCAGGGCGTCGACGTGGTCCAGTACGCGCCGTACGGCGACAGGTGGCTCTCCTACTTCTACCGTCGCGTCCGCGAGCGCAGAGAGAACCTGACGTTCGCGCTGCGCGCCGTCGCGGGTCGGTGA
- a CDS encoding CDP-2,3-bis-(O-geranylgeranyl)-sn-glycerol synthase, translating into MIGSLVATAFWAMVPAYVPNNAAVLAGGGRPIDGGREWRGARLLGDGKTWRGTAVGTLVGVVLAVALNAVNGPASAALGVDLPTFALPAAVALAFGAMCGDIGASFLKRRSGRERGAAFPGLDQLDFVAGALLAVFVVDTDWALATFTPSVLVVVLAMTPVLHVVTNVGAYLLGLKNEPW; encoded by the coding sequence ATGATCGGTTCGCTCGTGGCGACGGCGTTCTGGGCGATGGTGCCCGCGTACGTGCCCAACAACGCCGCGGTGCTCGCCGGCGGCGGCCGCCCCATCGACGGCGGCCGCGAGTGGCGCGGGGCGCGCCTGCTCGGCGACGGGAAGACGTGGCGCGGCACGGCTGTCGGCACCCTCGTCGGCGTCGTCCTCGCGGTCGCGCTCAACGCGGTCAACGGCCCCGCGAGCGCCGCCCTCGGCGTCGACCTCCCGACGTTCGCGCTCCCCGCGGCGGTCGCGCTCGCATTCGGCGCGATGTGCGGCGACATCGGCGCCTCCTTCCTCAAGCGCCGCTCCGGCCGCGAGCGCGGCGCCGCGTTCCCCGGACTGGACCAGCTCGACTTCGTCGCCGGGGCGCTGCTGGCCGTCTTCGTCGTCGACACCGACTGGGCGCTGGCGACGTTCACGCCGTCCGTCCTCGTCGTCGTCCTCGCGATGACCCCCGTCCTCCACGTGGTCACGAACGTCGGCGCCTACCTCCTCGGGCTGAAGAACGAGCCCTGGTAG